A DNA window from Stutzerimonas stutzeri contains the following coding sequences:
- a CDS encoding secretin N-terminal domain-containing protein encodes MTLRTLLLAASLSLCLPLQAATEIIQLNNRMAEDVIPVAESVLGNQGRVTAYGNQLIVNAPDSMISELRRVIDQLDVAPKRLLISVDTQDSASSSAGGYQVDGTIRSGDVEFETGRGETGGRDRVRIIRRSTNSRDGGVQQVQASEGYPALIQVGQSVPLMTQGTDGYGQIYQQTQYRDVLRGFYATATVHGDRVQITISSTRDRLAQGRSGVVEVQNADTRVSGRIGEWITIGGIDESANSEQRGTLRRYSTQGSQNLSMRLKVDVLD; translated from the coding sequence ATGACCCTTCGTACCTTGCTGTTGGCCGCCTCGCTCAGCCTCTGCCTGCCGCTGCAGGCAGCGACTGAAATCATTCAACTCAACAACCGCATGGCCGAGGATGTGATTCCAGTGGCCGAATCCGTATTGGGCAACCAAGGTCGAGTTACCGCTTACGGCAATCAACTGATCGTCAACGCACCGGACTCGATGATCAGCGAACTGCGCCGGGTGATTGACCAGCTGGATGTCGCGCCGAAGCGTTTGCTTATCAGCGTCGACACGCAAGACTCGGCAAGCAGCAGCGCAGGGGGCTATCAGGTAGATGGAACCATTCGTTCCGGCGATGTGGAATTCGAAACCGGGCGCGGTGAGACAGGCGGTCGCGATCGCGTGCGAATAATCCGTCGCAGCACCAACAGCCGAGATGGCGGCGTTCAGCAAGTGCAGGCCAGCGAAGGTTACCCAGCCCTGATCCAGGTTGGTCAGAGTGTGCCGCTGATGACGCAGGGCACAGACGGTTACGGCCAGATTTACCAGCAGACGCAATATCGTGACGTTCTTCGAGGCTTCTACGCGACGGCCACCGTGCACGGCGACCGCGTACAAATCACCATCAGCAGCACTCGTGATCGGCTCGCGCAGGGCCGCAGCGGCGTGGTCGAAGTGCAGAATGCCGATACCCGAGTCAGCGGCCGGATCGGCGAATGGATCACCATCGGCGGCATCGATGAAAGCGCCAACTCCGAGCAGCGCGGCACGCTACGCCGTTATTCGACGCAAGGTAGCCAGAACCTGTCAATGCGCCTGAAGGTCGACGTTCTGGACTAA
- a CDS encoding histone acetyltransferase HPA2 has protein sequence MSNSAPDEQDDPAELPAIDFHSPGRFTVHNPQADIPEPRAWDAAPFQLGQNTALHRFDKPIEVRQHALAMLQQTKRCLCIFTTDLEPWLYHHSSVQQACTRLLLSHPRTQLRILVADPTRAVREGHRLLQLARRLTSNVHIRKLNPDHPTTSGAYLIADDCGLLERPKADQYAGYALYRDPARVRVRQAEFDKAWDHGLSDANLRSFLL, from the coding sequence ATGAGCAATAGCGCCCCGGACGAACAAGACGATCCGGCCGAACTTCCGGCCATCGACTTCCATTCCCCGGGGCGTTTTACGGTGCATAACCCTCAGGCTGACATCCCCGAGCCCCGAGCATGGGACGCCGCCCCTTTCCAGTTAGGCCAGAACACGGCACTGCACCGTTTCGACAAACCCATCGAGGTTCGACAGCATGCATTGGCCATGCTGCAGCAGACAAAGCGTTGCCTCTGTATCTTCACCACGGATCTCGAGCCCTGGCTGTATCACCACAGCAGCGTCCAACAGGCTTGCACTCGCCTTCTGCTCTCGCATCCGCGCACCCAGCTGCGCATCCTGGTCGCCGATCCGACACGCGCCGTCAGAGAAGGCCACCGTCTCCTGCAGCTAGCCCGTCGACTGACCAGCAACGTGCATATCCGCAAGCTGAATCCCGACCATCCAACGACCAGTGGCGCGTATCTCATTGCTGACGACTGCGGTCTACTGGAAAGGCCCAAGGCTGATCAGTACGCCGGATACGCCCTGTACCGCGACCCCGCTCGAGTGCGCGTGCGCCAGGCGGAATTCGACAAGGCGTGGGATCATGGACTATCGGATGCGAACCTACGGAGCTTTCTGCTATGA
- a CDS encoding GNAT family N-acetyltransferase — translation MNSVQVRIADWQQDNAELRRIREAVFIAEQAVPPEQEWDADDAEAIHFLALEGDYPIGTARLLADGQIGRVAVLRDWRGMNVGDALMHAVIAEAEHRGLAEQKLTAQVHATAFYERLGFEVVSDEFLEAGIPHVDMLRRSH, via the coding sequence ATGAATAGCGTTCAGGTGCGGATCGCCGATTGGCAGCAGGACAACGCCGAATTGCGGCGTATCCGCGAAGCGGTTTTTATTGCCGAGCAGGCGGTTCCACCCGAGCAGGAATGGGATGCCGATGATGCGGAAGCCATTCATTTCCTTGCATTGGAAGGTGACTACCCGATCGGCACCGCCCGCCTACTGGCCGACGGGCAAATCGGACGGGTAGCGGTTCTGCGCGACTGGCGAGGCATGAACGTCGGCGATGCGCTGATGCATGCGGTCATTGCCGAGGCTGAGCATCGCGGTCTCGCGGAACAGAAATTGACCGCTCAGGTTCATGCCACCGCATTTTATGAGCGTCTTGGTTTCGAAGTCGTCAGCGACGAGTTCCTCGAGGCCGGCATTCCCCATGTCGATATGCTCCGCCGCAGCCACTGA
- a CDS encoding cupin domain-containing protein: MTSDIPLQILGGISAREFLRDYWQKKPLLIRQAIPDFHSPISPDELAGLSLEEEVESRLVIESGETPWELRRGPFAEDTYQQLPERDWTLLVQAVDQLVPDVADLIEHFRFLPNWRIDDVMVSYAAPGGGVGPHFDNYDVFLLQAHGQRRWRIGQMCDSDSPMLAHGDLRILADFHGTDEWVLEPGDMLYLPPRLAHFGTAEDACMTYSVGFRAPSAAEVLTHFTDFLAQFLPDEDRYSDADLQPTDDPHQIQSDALDRLKALLAEHMNDERLLLTWFGQFMTEPRYPERVEGPGIDEAELLAALEDGALLVRNPAARLAWSEVDIGLLLFASGQSRLLPARLRELLKLICSADALHVENAGAWLSDEEGRSLLCELVKQGSLEFADE, encoded by the coding sequence ATGACTTCTGATATCCCACTTCAAATTCTGGGCGGCATCAGCGCTCGGGAATTTCTGCGCGACTACTGGCAGAAGAAGCCCCTTCTTATCCGCCAGGCCATTCCGGACTTCCACAGCCCCATCTCACCAGACGAGCTGGCCGGGCTTTCTCTGGAAGAAGAAGTCGAATCCCGACTGGTCATCGAGAGCGGCGAAACGCCCTGGGAACTGCGCCGCGGCCCATTTGCCGAGGACACCTATCAGCAACTCCCCGAGCGCGACTGGACCCTTCTGGTGCAAGCCGTGGATCAGCTGGTACCGGACGTTGCCGACTTGATCGAGCACTTTCGTTTCCTGCCCAACTGGCGCATCGACGATGTGATGGTCAGTTACGCCGCACCGGGCGGCGGCGTCGGCCCACATTTCGACAATTACGACGTGTTCCTGCTGCAGGCACATGGACAGCGACGCTGGCGTATCGGGCAGATGTGCGACAGCGATAGCCCGATGCTTGCCCATGGGGATCTACGAATTCTGGCCGACTTCCACGGCACCGACGAATGGGTGCTGGAGCCAGGCGACATGCTGTACCTGCCTCCCCGCCTTGCCCATTTCGGAACCGCAGAAGACGCCTGCATGACCTACTCGGTCGGCTTTCGCGCGCCAAGCGCGGCCGAAGTGCTGACTCACTTCACCGATTTTCTCGCGCAGTTTCTACCGGACGAAGATCGCTACAGTGACGCCGATCTGCAGCCGACCGACGATCCGCATCAGATTCAAAGCGACGCGCTGGATCGCCTGAAAGCACTGCTCGCCGAACATATGAACGATGAGCGCCTACTGCTTACCTGGTTTGGCCAGTTCATGACCGAGCCTCGCTATCCAGAGCGTGTAGAAGGCCCTGGCATCGACGAAGCCGAATTGCTCGCCGCCTTGGAAGATGGCGCCCTGCTGGTCCGCAATCCCGCTGCTCGCTTGGCCTGGAGCGAGGTAGATATCGGACTGCTATTGTTTGCCAGCGGGCAGAGCCGGTTGCTTCCTGCCAGGCTGCGAGAGCTTCTCAAGCTGATCTGCTCGGCTGACGCGCTACATGTTGAAAACGCCGGCGCTTGGCTGAGCGACGAAGAAGGGCGTAGCCTTTTGTGTGAACTGGTCAAACAGGGAAGTCTGGAGTTTGCTGATGAATAG